In one Zalophus californianus isolate mZalCal1 chromosome 10, mZalCal1.pri.v2, whole genome shotgun sequence genomic region, the following are encoded:
- the BRICD5 gene encoding BRICHOS domain-containing protein 5 has translation MEQRHCCEDSPGPGPVQAPRTAVRPQVKAKPGPGGCRAPGLLLLALAAAGAVAGGLLGFTHSPPKPLLQMLRLTFPSPGAPRSNQTAQVDAARNVATIWVTSAQSNRSWAVLFDGQSGCVCYRPLEHPACFLRPMEPRDRETLQLLVNMSRGQGPPGPSQDTHSAQELLVVQGGREVDPAQVGDSVRHLCTNTPIYWARRAQGPRRQRLIYLCIDICFPSNICVSVCFYYLPD, from the exons ATGGAGCAGAGGCACTGCTGTGAGGACAGCCCCGGGCCTGGGCCTGTCCAG GCCCCACGGACTGCAGTGCGCCCCCAGGTGAAGGCCAAGCCTGGCCCTGGGGGCTGCAGAGCCCCTGGCCTGCTGCTGCTGGCACTGGCCGCTGCTGGGGCCGTGGCTGGCGGGCTTCTTGGCTTCACTCACAGTCCCCCCAAG CCTCTGCTGCAGATGCTCCGTCTGACCTTCCCAAGCCCCGGGGCACCCCGATCCAACCAAACTGCTCAGGTGGATGCGGCCAGGAACGTGGCAACCATCTGGGTGACCTCGGCTCAGAGCAACCGCAGCTGGGCAGTGCTGTTCGATGGGCAGAGT ggcTGCGTCTGTTACCGGCCCTTGGAACACCCGGCCTGCTTCCTCCGCCCGATGGAGCCCCGAGATCGCGAGACCCTGCAGCTGCTGGTGAACATGTCCAGG GGTCAAGGGCCTCCCGGCCCCAGCCAGGACACCCACTCTGCCCAGGAGCTGCTGGTAGTGCAGGGGGGCCGTGAGGTGGACCCTGCCCAGGTGGGGGATTCCGTGCGGCACCTCTGCACGAACACACCCATTTACTGGGCCCGTCGAGCACAGG ggCCCCGGAGGCAGCGGCTGATCTACCTATGCATCGACATCTGCTTCCCCAGCAACATCTGCGTGTCGGTCTGCTTTTATTACCTCCCAGACTAA